One part of the Pannonibacter sp. XCT-53 genome encodes these proteins:
- a CDS encoding methyl-accepting chemotaxis protein, with protein sequence MPSVFSSIKAKIVAAFIILFAASVVTGLFAIRSLQSVSTAGSELSTSLAKVDMLGNLAKLSAQLNVGVVAAHYADESRRAAAEADLQKVELAFSSVFAEYSATVVDPAEQELVRDLRAKWQHFLAVAGEVTALNKAGQFDLASSVVSTDLVTDGKLFAAAVEKVLTLHRDHGKASTVAAAEISSSATFWISIALVLQSLFCVAVGTLLVIGISGPITRLTGMMRRLADNETNITISDTDRRDEIGAMARTLSIFQSSMQDAERLRASQADQERLMRERQRREMEELANSFERAVGEVVATVASASTELQASAQTLSAAAEETSAQSVSVSEGAKLAAMSVERVAQAIDGLVSLSQEVGQEMKRSGEMTSEAVRQANETRGTMDELQTNASTVESVLAMINQIAAQTNLLALNATIEAARSGEAGRGFAVVANEVKALANQTGAATTSVSASIEKMQASTSRALTDISQIETVITTLATIAEAIGGVVARQSQTAADVTRTVQDVTRVTAEVTANISNVSMAAGQSSSAATQVLAASSELAMQSDRLKREVASFLERVRAA encoded by the coding sequence ATGCCAAGCGTATTTTCGAGCATCAAGGCCAAGATCGTCGCAGCCTTCATCATCCTGTTTGCGGCCTCGGTCGTGACCGGCCTTTTTGCCATCCGCAGCCTGCAGTCGGTGTCGACTGCCGGATCCGAGTTGTCGACGTCCCTGGCCAAGGTCGACATGCTGGGCAACCTGGCCAAGCTGAGCGCGCAGCTGAATGTCGGCGTCGTCGCCGCGCACTATGCGGACGAGAGCCGGCGCGCGGCGGCGGAGGCCGACCTGCAAAAGGTCGAACTCGCCTTCTCCAGCGTCTTTGCCGAGTATTCCGCCACGGTGGTGGACCCGGCCGAGCAGGAGCTGGTGCGCGACCTGCGCGCCAAGTGGCAGCACTTCCTGGCTGTGGCCGGCGAGGTGACGGCCCTCAACAAGGCCGGCCAGTTCGACCTTGCCTCGAGCGTCGTCTCGACGGATCTGGTGACCGACGGCAAGCTCTTTGCCGCTGCGGTCGAGAAGGTCCTGACGCTGCACCGGGATCATGGCAAGGCGAGCACGGTGGCAGCCGCCGAGATCAGCTCGAGCGCGACCTTCTGGATCAGCATCGCGCTGGTGCTGCAGTCGCTGTTCTGCGTGGCGGTCGGCACCCTGCTCGTCATCGGCATCTCGGGCCCGATCACCCGCCTGACCGGCATGATGCGGCGTCTGGCGGACAACGAGACCAACATCACCATCTCCGACACCGACCGCCGCGACGAGATCGGCGCGATGGCCCGGACCCTGTCGATCTTCCAGTCCTCGATGCAGGATGCGGAGCGTCTGCGGGCGTCGCAGGCGGACCAGGAGCGGCTGATGCGCGAGCGTCAGCGGCGCGAGATGGAAGAGCTTGCCAATTCCTTCGAGCGGGCTGTCGGCGAGGTGGTCGCCACCGTCGCCTCTGCCTCGACCGAGCTGCAGGCCTCCGCCCAGACCCTGTCGGCGGCTGCCGAGGAGACCAGCGCCCAGTCGGTGTCGGTGTCCGAAGGTGCCAAGCTGGCGGCGATGAGCGTGGAACGGGTCGCCCAGGCGATCGACGGCCTCGTGTCGCTGTCGCAGGAAGTCGGCCAGGAGATGAAGCGGTCGGGCGAGATGACCAGCGAGGCCGTGCGCCAGGCGAACGAGACCCGCGGCACGATGGACGAGCTGCAGACCAATGCCTCGACCGTCGAATCGGTGCTGGCGATGATCAACCAGATCGCCGCCCAGACCAACCTGCTGGCGCTCAACGCCACCATCGAGGCGGCCCGGTCGGGCGAGGCCGGACGCGGCTTTGCCGTGGTTGCCAACGAGGTGAAGGCGCTTGCCAACCAGACCGGTGCAGCCACCACCTCCGTCAGCGCCAGCATCGAGAAGATGCAGGCCTCGACCAGCCGTGCCCTCACCGACATCTCGCAGATCGAGACGGTCATCACCACGCTGGCCACCATTGCGGAAGCCATTGGCGGCGTGGTGGCGCGCCAGTCGCAGACGGCCGCCGACGTCACCCGCACCGTGCAGGACGTGACCCGCGTGACGGCGGAAGTGACCGCCAACATCAGCAACGTGTCGATGGCCGCCGGCCAGTCCAGCTCGGCTGCCACCCAGGTTCTCGCCGCCTCCTCGGAGCTGGCCATGCAGTCGGATCGTCTGAAGCGGGAGGTCGCCTCCTTCCTCGAACGCGTCCGCGCCGCCTGA
- a CDS encoding L,D-transpeptidase, whose protein sequence is MLKMIGLLAAVALVAGTSAASAQAGRFYDPVTQRWESYGPGLGSQKSPVERELVSYSGPYAPGTIVVDTKERRLYHVLEGGKAMKYGVGVGKEGMQWSGVHKVTRKAEWPGWTPPPQMRARERAKGRILPVYMEGGINNPLGARALYIGSTIYRIHGTNQPWTIGSAVSSGCIRMANEDVEHLYDNVEVGATVVVKR, encoded by the coding sequence ATGCTCAAGATGATCGGCCTTCTGGCCGCCGTTGCACTTGTCGCAGGCACGTCGGCTGCCAGCGCGCAGGCCGGCCGCTTCTATGATCCGGTGACCCAGCGCTGGGAGAGCTACGGCCCGGGTCTCGGCTCGCAGAAATCCCCGGTGGAGCGCGAACTGGTCAGCTACTCCGGCCCCTATGCGCCCGGCACCATCGTCGTCGACACCAAGGAACGTCGCCTCTATCACGTCCTCGAGGGCGGCAAGGCGATGAAATACGGCGTTGGCGTCGGCAAGGAAGGCATGCAGTGGTCGGGCGTGCACAAGGTCACGCGCAAGGCCGAATGGCCGGGCTGGACGCCGCCGCCGCAGATGCGCGCCCGCGAGCGCGCCAAGGGCCGCATCCTGCCGGTCTACATGGAAGGCGGCATCAACAATCCGCTCGGTGCCCGCGCCCTCTACATCGGCTCGACGATCTACCGCATCCATGGCACCAACCAGCCCTGGACCATCGGCTCTGCCGTCTCCTCCGGCTGCATCCGCATGGCCAACGAGGACGTCGAACACCTCTACGACAATGTCGAGGTCGGCGCGACGGTCGTCGTCAAGCGCTGA
- a CDS encoding YceI family protein, which yields MTRFAVSALALALFATPVLADPVAYEFDKSHSNLSFTYDHLGFSTTDGRFGGWEAKLLVDADKPENSSIELTIDTTTLDTFFADRDTHLKSADFFDVAKFPQATFKSTKVTKTGEKELEIVGDLTIKGITKPATLQVTVTAMGEHPMAKKPAIGFAGKTTIKRSDYGMNMYVPYVGDEVTITLHAETLAAAQ from the coding sequence ATGACCCGTTTCGCTGTTTCTGCTCTCGCGCTCGCGCTGTTCGCCACCCCGGTCCTCGCGGACCCGGTTGCCTACGAGTTCGACAAGAGCCACTCCAACCTGTCCTTCACCTATGACCATCTCGGCTTCTCCACCACCGACGGCCGCTTCGGCGGCTGGGAGGCCAAGCTCCTCGTCGATGCCGACAAGCCGGAGAATTCCTCCATCGAGCTGACCATCGACACCACCACGCTCGACACCTTCTTTGCCGACCGTGACACCCACCTGAAGAGCGCCGACTTCTTCGATGTCGCCAAGTTCCCGCAGGCCACCTTCAAGAGCACCAAGGTCACCAAGACCGGCGAGAAGGAGCTGGAGATCGTCGGCGACCTGACCATCAAGGGCATCACCAAGCCGGCGACCCTGCAGGTGACCGTGACGGCCATGGGCGAGCATCCGATGGCCAAGAAGCCGGCGATCGGCTTTGCCGGCAAGACCACGATCAAGCGCTCCGACTACGGCATGAACATGTATGTTCCCTATGTCGGGGATGAGGTGACCATCACCCTGCATGCCGAAACCCTCGCCGCGGCCCAGTAA
- a CDS encoding glycerophosphodiester phosphodiesterase family protein produces MTKAILICHRGLSRQAPENTLAALEAALAAGADVIEFDIRTSRDGILYVIHDETVDRTTDGRGRVADMTSAELDGLDAGSWFGAAFAGERIPRLSVFLDACKGRIGTYAEIKAADPARVRDMLAARGMLDRAWSFSFDEGIRAQMRARVPDLRRMVLFQHTGSVERAVAAGAHILEFNETNVTPERVAQAHAAGLVTQLFYAGAEEAVFERALSCGVQQMNIDEPDVLRAVEARLMLPVS; encoded by the coding sequence GTGACGAAGGCCATACTGATCTGCCATCGGGGCTTGTCCCGACAGGCGCCCGAAAACACGCTCGCCGCCCTGGAGGCCGCCCTTGCCGCCGGCGCCGATGTGATCGAGTTCGACATCCGCACCAGCCGCGACGGCATCCTCTATGTCATTCATGACGAGACGGTGGACCGGACGACGGACGGGCGCGGCCGCGTGGCCGACATGACCTCGGCCGAGCTCGACGGCCTCGATGCCGGCAGCTGGTTTGGCGCTGCCTTTGCCGGCGAACGCATTCCCCGCCTGTCCGTTTTCCTCGATGCCTGCAAGGGCCGCATCGGAACCTATGCCGAGATCAAGGCGGCCGATCCGGCGCGGGTGCGCGACATGCTGGCGGCGCGCGGGATGCTGGACCGGGCCTGGTCCTTCTCCTTCGACGAGGGCATCCGGGCCCAGATGCGGGCGCGGGTCCCGGACCTGCGCCGCATGGTGCTGTTCCAGCACACGGGCTCCGTCGAGCGGGCCGTTGCCGCCGGCGCGCATATCCTCGAGTTCAACGAGACCAACGTCACACCGGAGCGCGTGGCCCAGGCCCATGCGGCCGGTCTCGTGACCCAGCTCTTCTATGCCGGCGCGGAGGAGGCCGTGTTCGAGCGGGCCCTCAGCTGCGGTGTCCAGCAGATGAACATCGACGAGCCGGATGTATTGCGCGCCGTCGAGGCGCGCCTCATGCTGCCGGTGTCGTGA
- a CDS encoding cryptochrome/photolyase family protein — protein MTTLVWFRQDLRLADNPALAEAFARGPVLPIYIVETPEQSGDTHPMTGASHWWLHHSLKALDADLARMGGRLVILEGPAETALEQAVRATGATAIHWNRCYEPHAIARDTRLKTRFGDEGLSVRSFNAGLLHEPWELETKTGGPFKVYSPFWRAALARPVTPPLPARSGELIAADGLGLPLEHFGLTPSRPDWAAGWLDLWQPGEAGASALLEGFLSGGLKGYGELRNRPDLPNVSRLSPHLHFGEISPRQIWAATRLYTDLHPGLAKDGDKFLSEIGWREFSYHLLYHFPDLPAKNWKPAFDAYPWRDSAADLKAWQRGMTGYPMVDAGMRELWATGYMHNRVRMLVASFLVKHLRLDWRHGEAWFRDTLLDADLANNSASWQWVTGSGADAAPYFRIFAPVGQGQKFDPQGDYVRRWCPELARLPDEFLHAPFEAPDRVLKAAGVVLGKTYPRPIVDHAAARAAALAGYEAVKEAGGVAAE, from the coding sequence ATGACCACACTCGTCTGGTTCCGCCAGGATCTGCGCCTTGCCGACAACCCCGCGCTGGCCGAGGCCTTCGCCCGTGGCCCCGTGCTGCCGATCTACATCGTCGAGACGCCCGAACAGTCCGGCGACACCCATCCGATGACCGGCGCAAGCCACTGGTGGCTGCATCACAGCCTCAAGGCCCTGGACGCGGACCTCGCACGGATGGGTGGCCGGCTCGTGATCCTGGAAGGCCCGGCCGAGACGGCGCTGGAGCAGGCGGTCCGCGCCACCGGGGCCACCGCGATCCACTGGAACCGGTGCTATGAACCGCATGCGATTGCCCGCGACACGCGGCTGAAGACCCGCTTCGGCGATGAGGGGCTCAGCGTCCGCAGCTTCAATGCCGGCCTGCTGCACGAACCCTGGGAGCTGGAGACCAAGACCGGCGGTCCCTTCAAGGTCTATTCGCCCTTCTGGCGTGCCGCGCTCGCCCGTCCGGTGACGCCGCCGCTGCCGGCCCGCAGCGGCGAGCTGATCGCGGCCGACGGCCTCGGCCTGCCGCTCGAGCACTTCGGCCTGACGCCGAGCCGGCCCGACTGGGCGGCGGGCTGGCTGGACCTGTGGCAGCCGGGCGAGGCGGGGGCTTCGGCGCTGCTGGAGGGCTTCCTTTCGGGGGGACTGAAGGGCTATGGCGAGCTGCGCAACCGGCCGGACCTGCCCAATGTCTCGCGCCTGTCGCCGCATCTGCATTTCGGCGAGATCTCGCCGCGCCAGATCTGGGCCGCAACCCGGCTCTACACCGACCTGCATCCGGGCCTGGCCAAGGACGGCGACAAGTTCCTGTCCGAGATCGGCTGGCGCGAGTTTTCCTACCACCTGCTCTATCACTTCCCGGATCTGCCGGCGAAGAACTGGAAGCCGGCCTTCGATGCCTATCCCTGGCGCGACAGCGCGGCCGACCTGAAGGCCTGGCAGCGGGGCATGACCGGCTATCCGATGGTGGATGCCGGAATGCGCGAGCTGTGGGCCACGGGCTACATGCACAACCGCGTGCGGATGCTGGTCGCCTCCTTCCTGGTCAAGCACCTGCGCCTTGACTGGCGGCACGGCGAGGCCTGGTTCCGCGACACGCTGCTGGATGCCGATCTCGCCAACAATTCCGCAAGCTGGCAGTGGGTGACGGGCAGCGGCGCGGATGCCGCGCCCTACTTCCGCATCTTCGCGCCGGTCGGTCAGGGGCAGAAGTTCGATCCGCAGGGCGACTACGTGCGGCGCTGGTGCCCGGAACTGGCCCGGCTGCCGGACGAGTTCCTGCATGCCCCCTTCGAGGCGCCCGACCGGGTGCTGAAGGCGGCAGGTGTCGTGCTGGGCAAGACCTATCCGCGCCCCATCGTCGATCATGCCGCAGCCCGTGCGGCGGCCCTTGCCGGCTACGAGGCGGTCAAGGAAGCGGGCGGCGTGGCCGCCGAATAG
- a CDS encoding fumarate hydratase, protein MNAPVTPPDYRHSAMFPLGEDKTPYRKLTSDHVSTATFNGKEMLVVEREGLRLLAEQAFIDINHYLRPGHLAQLKAILDDPEATDNDKFVAFDLLKNASISAGGVLPMCQDTGTAIVMGKKGRCVWTDGSDEEALGEGARDAYFKRNLRYSQLAPISMFEEKNTSNNMPAQIELYAEGENAYKFLFMAKGGGSANKTFLFQGTPSLLTHDRMIDFLKEKILTLGTAACPPYHLAIVIGGTSAEMCLKAVKLASARYLDTLPTQGSDLGHAFRDLDMEAEIHKLTQATGVGAQFGGKYFCHDVRVIRLPRHGASLPIGIGVSCSADRQALGKITRDGIFLEQLEMHPETYMPEVTDDHLSDTVVKVDLTRPMPEILAELSRHPIKTRLSLTGPLIVARDLAHAKLRERLEAGEPLPDYFKNHPIYYAGPAKTPEGMPSGSFGPTTAGRMDAYVDQFQAAGGSMVMLAKGNRSPAVRRACQAHGGFYLGSIGGPAARLAQDCIKKVEVVAYPELGMEAIWKIEVEDFPAFIVIDDKGNDFFKELNLG, encoded by the coding sequence ATGAACGCTCCTGTCACGCCCCCGGACTATCGTCACAGTGCCATGTTCCCGCTTGGCGAGGACAAGACGCCCTATCGCAAGCTGACGTCGGACCATGTCTCGACGGCCACCTTCAACGGCAAGGAAATGCTCGTGGTCGAGCGCGAGGGCCTGCGGCTTCTGGCCGAACAGGCCTTCATCGACATCAACCACTACCTGCGCCCCGGGCACCTCGCCCAGCTCAAGGCCATCCTCGATGACCCGGAGGCGACCGACAACGACAAGTTCGTGGCCTTCGACCTCCTGAAGAACGCGAGCATCTCGGCCGGCGGCGTGCTGCCCATGTGCCAGGACACCGGCACCGCCATCGTCATGGGCAAGAAGGGCCGCTGCGTCTGGACCGACGGCAGCGACGAGGAAGCGCTCGGGGAAGGCGCCCGCGATGCCTATTTCAAGCGCAACCTGCGCTACTCGCAGCTGGCGCCGATCTCCATGTTCGAGGAGAAGAACACCTCCAACAACATGCCGGCGCAGATCGAGCTCTATGCCGAGGGCGAGAACGCCTACAAGTTCCTGTTCATGGCCAAGGGCGGCGGGTCGGCCAACAAGACCTTCCTCTTCCAGGGTACGCCGTCCCTGCTGACCCACGACCGCATGATCGATTTCCTGAAGGAAAAGATCCTGACGCTCGGCACGGCCGCCTGCCCGCCGTATCACCTTGCCATCGTCATCGGCGGCACCTCGGCCGAGATGTGCCTGAAGGCGGTGAAGCTCGCCTCCGCCCGCTATCTCGACACCCTGCCGACGCAGGGCTCCGATCTCGGTCACGCCTTCCGCGATCTGGACATGGAAGCCGAGATCCACAAGCTGACCCAGGCGACCGGCGTCGGCGCACAGTTCGGCGGCAAGTACTTCTGCCACGACGTCCGCGTCATCCGCCTGCCGCGGCACGGCGCGTCGCTGCCGATCGGCATCGGCGTCTCCTGCTCGGCCGACCGTCAGGCCCTGGGCAAGATCACCAGGGACGGCATCTTCCTCGAACAGCTGGAGATGCATCCGGAGACCTACATGCCGGAGGTGACCGACGACCACCTGTCGGACACCGTCGTCAAGGTCGACCTGACCCGGCCGATGCCGGAGATCCTGGCCGAGCTGTCGCGCCACCCGATCAAGACCCGCCTGTCGCTGACCGGCCCGCTGATCGTCGCCCGCGATCTGGCCCATGCCAAGCTGCGCGAACGTCTTGAGGCCGGCGAGCCGCTGCCGGACTATTTCAAGAACCACCCGATCTATTATGCCGGCCCTGCCAAGACGCCGGAAGGCATGCCGTCCGGGTCCTTCGGTCCGACCACGGCCGGGCGCATGGATGCCTATGTCGACCAGTTCCAGGCCGCCGGCGGCTCCATGGTGATGCTGGCCAAGGGCAACCGCTCGCCGGCGGTGCGCCGCGCCTGCCAGGCCCATGGCGGCTTCTACCTCGGCTCCATCGGCGGTCCGGCCGCCCGTCTCGCCCAGGACTGCATCAAGAAGGTCGAGGTCGTCGCCTATCCGGAACTCGGCATGGAAGCGATCTGGAAGATCGAGGTCGAGGACTTCCCCGCCTTCATCGTCATCGACGACAAGGGCAACGACTTCTTCAAGGAGCTCAACCTCGGTTGA
- a CDS encoding FkbM family methyltransferase, with protein sequence MRFEAFSQNLEDVLLWRVLRDVGAGFYIDVGAAHPVQDSVSLGFYRQGWRGFHVEPLPEMAAALRAARPGDRVFEAALSTRPGTVTFHRIDGTSGLSTGRADVAAAHSAAGHASETLTVPALSLAEVLDAAPGEVHWLKIDVEGMEQEVLESWGSSPVRPWVVAIETTVHSEAAVTENEVERQLGALGYRAMQFDGLNRFFLHQDHADRAGRFGLAANVFDDFIWYGGGASVALSRLAARATGLASLAQMALTGRLPEEAAPAGAPRTEAEIRTAYRLVLGREPESLAAMQPHFAQPDFWSLVRTFATSAEFDVIGQQARDLAALLDFRSPSEIARTQAAD encoded by the coding sequence ATGCGCTTTGAAGCCTTTTCCCAGAACCTTGAGGATGTCCTTTTGTGGCGTGTGCTGCGCGATGTCGGGGCCGGCTTCTACATTGACGTCGGGGCGGCGCATCCGGTGCAGGATTCGGTGTCCCTCGGCTTCTATCGCCAGGGCTGGCGCGGCTTCCATGTGGAGCCGCTGCCGGAAATGGCCGCCGCGCTCAGGGCAGCCCGTCCGGGCGACCGGGTGTTCGAGGCGGCCCTGTCCACCCGCCCCGGCACCGTCACCTTCCACCGCATCGACGGAACCAGCGGCCTGTCCACGGGGCGGGCCGACGTGGCTGCCGCCCACAGTGCCGCCGGTCATGCCAGCGAGACCCTGACGGTGCCCGCCCTGTCGCTGGCCGAGGTCCTCGATGCCGCGCCGGGCGAGGTGCACTGGCTCAAGATCGACGTGGAGGGGATGGAGCAGGAGGTTCTCGAGAGCTGGGGCAGCTCCCCTGTCCGGCCCTGGGTGGTGGCGATCGAGACGACCGTCCACAGCGAGGCGGCCGTGACCGAGAACGAGGTGGAGCGACAGCTTGGGGCCCTTGGCTACCGGGCCATGCAGTTCGACGGACTCAACCGCTTCTTCCTGCATCAGGACCACGCCGACCGCGCGGGCCGGTTCGGACTGGCCGCCAATGTGTTCGACGATTTCATCTGGTACGGCGGCGGTGCCAGCGTGGCCCTGTCACGGCTGGCTGCGCGGGCGACCGGCCTCGCCTCCCTGGCGCAGATGGCGCTGACGGGCCGGCTGCCGGAGGAGGCCGCACCGGCCGGCGCGCCACGCACCGAGGCCGAGATCCGCACCGCTTACCGGCTCGTGCTCGGACGCGAGCCGGAGAGCCTGGCGGCCATGCAGCCGCATTTCGCCCAGCCCGACTTCTGGAGCCTGGTGCGGACCTTCGCCACCTCGGCGGAATTCGATGTCATCGGCCAGCAGGCGCGGGACCTCGCCGCGCTGCTGGATTTCCGCAGTCCCTCCGAGATCGCCCGCACGCAGGCGGCGGACTAG
- a CDS encoding substrate-binding domain-containing protein → MKRVLLALGFSAMLSGTAIAETYPVSMYTLDTFTKLLSTALQERAKELGITVKVDDAREDPARQIEQVKAALAAKPPALIVTPPNDEVAAQIDALAAAANVPVVFMNVQPNLDRFLARTAIVASNDLVAGRMQMRYVGKLIGNKGNVAVLTGPSGHPAAIGRTNGVKEVVNSLPGLSLKTVVAANWKRDEAKAVVTGWISAGTLPNAILANNDDMALGALDALQAAGIPDEQVVVAGVDATPAALASMKENKLDVTVLQNAVAQGRRSADDAVALAKGQPVQLYDWIPYELVIPSNVADYAM, encoded by the coding sequence ATGAAGCGCGTTCTTCTCGCCCTCGGTTTCTCGGCCATGCTGTCCGGCACGGCGATTGCCGAAACCTATCCCGTGTCGATGTACACGCTCGACACCTTCACCAAGCTGCTGTCCACCGCCCTGCAGGAGCGGGCCAAGGAACTCGGCATCACCGTCAAGGTCGACGATGCCAGGGAGGATCCGGCCCGCCAGATCGAACAGGTCAAGGCAGCGCTCGCGGCCAAGCCGCCGGCCCTCATCGTCACGCCGCCGAACGACGAGGTGGCCGCCCAGATCGACGCCCTTGCGGCGGCGGCCAACGTCCCCGTCGTCTTCATGAACGTGCAGCCGAACCTTGACCGGTTCCTGGCCCGCACCGCCATTGTCGCCTCCAATGATCTGGTCGCCGGGCGCATGCAGATGCGCTACGTCGGCAAGCTGATCGGCAACAAGGGCAATGTGGCTGTCCTCACCGGACCGTCGGGGCATCCGGCCGCCATCGGCCGCACCAACGGCGTCAAGGAAGTCGTCAACAGCCTGCCGGGCCTCTCGCTGAAGACCGTCGTGGCGGCCAACTGGAAGCGCGACGAGGCCAAGGCCGTCGTGACCGGCTGGATCAGCGCCGGCACCCTGCCCAATGCCATCCTCGCCAACAACGACGACATGGCCCTCGGCGCGCTGGATGCGCTGCAGGCGGCCGGCATTCCGGACGAACAGGTGGTGGTTGCCGGTGTCGACGCGACGCCCGCCGCCCTCGCCTCGATGAAGGAGAACAAGCTCGACGTCACCGTGCTGCAGAACGCGGTCGCCCAGGGCCGCCGCTCCGCCGACGACGCCGTGGCGCTGGCCAAGGGCCAGCCGGTGCAGCTCTATGACTGGATCCCCTACGAGCTGGTGATCCCGTCGAACGTGGCCGACTACGCCATGTAG
- a CDS encoding YceI family protein, whose translation MRRLFATAALALSLAAGVPALAADWTVDPARSSLGFAVDQGGQAVEATFRTWTATIRFDPANLAEARIEATIETGGIVTANPQFVEMIPGADWLAAATFPTATFTSGAVTALGGNAYRMDGTLTLRGQAQPVVVDFTLDITDASARAVGTAKVKRTAFGVGASFPPSTVGDDVTIKLDLTASR comes from the coding sequence ATGCGCAGACTGTTTGCCACGGCGGCCCTTGCCCTGTCGCTTGCCGCCGGTGTTCCCGCCCTTGCCGCCGACTGGACCGTCGATCCGGCCCGCAGCTCCCTCGGCTTTGCCGTCGACCAGGGCGGACAGGCCGTCGAGGCCACGTTCCGGACCTGGACGGCGACGATCCGCTTCGATCCCGCCAACCTTGCCGAGGCCCGCATCGAGGCCACCATCGAGACCGGCGGCATCGTCACCGCCAACCCGCAGTTCGTCGAGATGATCCCGGGGGCCGACTGGCTCGCCGCCGCCACCTTCCCGACCGCCACCTTCACCTCGGGTGCCGTCACGGCGCTCGGCGGCAACGCCTACCGGATGGACGGCACGCTCACCCTGCGCGGCCAGGCCCAGCCGGTCGTGGTGGACTTCACGCTCGACATCACCGACGCCAGCGCCCGCGCCGTCGGCACGGCCAAGGTCAAGCGCACGGCCTTCGGCGTCGGGGCCAGCTTCCCGCCCAGCACCGTCGGCGACGATGTCACCATCAAGCTGGACCTGACAGCCAGCCGCTGA
- a CDS encoding cytochrome b, with translation MLRNSSSGYGWVAIAFHWTMALMIIAMLALGMYMHRLPLTDPGTFALFQLHKSIGFVILGLAIFRLIWRFANPSPALPSAMPAWEKAAAHLGHIGLYALIFAIPLTGWLMVSASPWNIPTLLFGAVNVPHLPVPAALGTKAEAETLFKDLHELFAWLLILLLVAHVGAALKHHFLARDGVLVRMLRPASRTGAQDRPDAGQRV, from the coding sequence ATGCTGCGCAACAGTTCCTCCGGCTACGGCTGGGTCGCGATTGCCTTCCACTGGACGATGGCGCTGATGATCATCGCCATGCTCGCCCTCGGGATGTACATGCACCGCCTGCCGCTGACCGATCCGGGCACCTTTGCCCTGTTCCAGCTGCACAAGTCGATCGGCTTCGTGATCCTGGGCCTCGCGATCTTCCGCCTCATCTGGCGCTTCGCCAACCCGAGCCCGGCGCTTCCGTCCGCCATGCCGGCCTGGGAAAAGGCGGCCGCCCATCTCGGCCACATCGGCCTCTATGCGCTGATCTTCGCCATTCCCCTCACCGGCTGGCTGATGGTCTCCGCATCCCCCTGGAACATCCCGACGCTGCTGTTCGGCGCCGTCAACGTGCCGCATCTTCCGGTTCCGGCGGCGCTCGGCACCAAGGCGGAGGCCGAGACCCTGTTCAAGGACCTGCATGAACTCTTTGCCTGGCTGCTGATCCTGCTGCTGGTCGCCCATGTGGGCGCGGCGCTGAAGCATCACTTCCTGGCCCGCGACGGCGTCCTGGTGCGGATGCTGCGCCCCGCCTCCCGCACCGGCGCGCAAGACCGGCCCGATGCCGGCCAGCGCGTCTGA
- a CDS encoding gamma-butyrobetaine hydroxylase-like domain-containing protein, with translation MTTPWPTELRLSKDKKTLTVAFDTGERHDYSAEYLRVCSPSAEVQGHNPSQKITVPGKRNVMILNVEPVGNYAVRLHFDDMHQTGIYSWTYFLDLAHNPDKHWGVYLKELEEKGLSRDR, from the coding sequence ATGACAACGCCCTGGCCCACCGAACTCCGCCTGTCCAAGGACAAGAAGACCCTGACGGTCGCCTTCGACACCGGCGAGCGGCATGACTACAGCGCGGAATATCTTCGGGTGTGTTCGCCCTCCGCCGAGGTGCAGGGGCACAATCCCTCGCAGAAGATCACGGTGCCGGGCAAGCGCAACGTGATGATCCTGAACGTCGAGCCGGTCGGCAACTATGCCGTGCGCCTGCATTTCGACGACATGCACCAGACCGGGATCTACTCCTGGACCTATTTCCTCGATCTGGCGCACAACCCCGACAAGCATTGGGGCGTCTACCTGAAGGAGCTGGAGGAGAAGGGCCTGTCGCGCGACCGCTGA